In Myxococcus xanthus, the genomic window GGTGAGGTTCTCCTCTTCCGTCTGCACGGCGCGGAGGGAGACCCGAGCGTCCTGGAGAAGACCCGCCTCAAGCTGGAAGGGCTTCCCGCTGCGGGGCTGTGGCGCATCGGCTTGAAGGGGCAGCACCGGCACCTCTTCGCCTCGCGCAAGTCGGCCATGGTGGAGCAGGGCGACGGTGGCGGTCCGTTGCCGGCCTGGGTCGAGGCGCTGGATAGCGACGACTGGGTCTATGGCACCTGGGAGGGCGAGAAGCGGCAGATGCGGCTGTACCGCTCGTTGAAGGACATGCTCGACGTGCTCGTGCCCCCCGCGGAGGTGGAGAGCTTCGGTGAGCGCACCTTTGCCCGGGCGATGAATGCCGTCCTTCAGGGGGCGCTATCCGGCGTCCAGGCCGACGAGGAGGACGAAGAAGCGGCGGAGTCCGGCGAGGCACCGCTCGGTGCGGCGGCCGAGGCTGAAGCAGTCGAAGAGGCCGAGCAGCTCGAGGAGGCGGAGCTGGCCGATGAGGAGGCCGCCGAAGTGGCGGTAGAGGAGGCGGAAGTACGTGAGCTCGCGTACGAGTACGACGATGGCCGCCCGTCTTCCCGTTACGAGGATGGGGCCGGCTCGAGAAAGGCACGCGCGCAGGCCCAGCAGATACCGCTCGCCATCGGTGGCGCTGGCGTGCTGTTCCCGAAAAGTGCGTCGAGCAGGGTGCAGGGTGTGAAGAAGGCCGCCGCGGAGCCCGCTCCCACGAAGGCGCGCCCCACGAAGGCGCGCCCCGCGAAGAAGGCCGCGATTGAAGCGGCTTCGGCGGAGCTCCCGACTGGAGCGGCTGAAGCCATTTCGGAGCCGGAGGCTGCGCCCAAGACGGCCACCGCGAAGGCCCCCGCCCAGACGGGTGTGGCGAAGACGTCCTCCGCCACCACGAAGAGGGCGACGAAGGCCCCTAACCAGAAGCGCACTGAGAAGAAGCCTGCCACCGCGAAGAGGGCGACGAAGGCCCCTGCCCAGAAGGGTGCGGCGACGAAGGCCGCTACCGCAAAGGCCCCCGCGCGGAAGGCAGCGGCGAAGAAGTCCGTCACCGCGAAGGCTCCGGCTCGGAAGGGCGCGGCGAAGAAGGCCCTTGCTCAGAAGGGTGGTGCAAAGCGGGCCGGTGTCCCGACGAGCGCAGCGAAGAAGGCGACTGCTCAGAAGAGCGCAGCGAAGAAGGCGACTGCTCAGAAGAGCGCGGCCAAGAAGTCTTCTGTGAAGAAGGCCGCTGCTCAGAAGTCCGGAGCGAAGAAGAGCGCCGCGAAGAAGGGCTCAGCCCAGAAGCCAGCGGCGAAGAAGGGCGCACGCGGCCGGTAGTCACGGGCTCGGAGGCAAGGCGCGCTCCCGCGCCTTGCCCCGACGTCGCCTCACCGTCCGTCTACCCCTGCGGCAGCTTGTCGAAGTCGATGGGGCGGATGCGGTAGCCCGGCTGTGCCGTCAACTCCAGCGGCTCTTCCTCCTCATCACCCCGGCGGAACTCATGAATCTCGTCCGGGAGGATGTCGCGGAAGTCCGGCTCCTCCTCCAGCGGTGGGGTTGCCGCCAGGTCTTGGTCGGAGATGTTGATTTCATCCTCACCGGTGTCCGGGTTCATGTGACGCCGAGAGGTGGACTCGCCCACGTCTTCTGCCCCCAGCTTCTTGAATCGCATGGCCTCTCCTCGGAAAGCGCGGTGGGTCGGCTGCCTTCGTCTCAAGAATGAGAACCCGCGGGGGCTCCGGCAATTCTCGCCGCCCGCCTGCCTGCCATGCCTGCCCGTGTCTCAGCGCTCCGGGAGCACGGTGCGGCCAGAGGGGTAGGCGGGCTCCACCTCCAGCATCACCATGGCCAGGGCCAGCACGCGCGACAGCGTCTCGCGCACCTGGTAGCGCCACGGCGTCGACCGTCCTTCGTCCGCGGCCACGCCCCACGCGTCGATGCCCACCGAGTTGGCGATGAACAGCGCCCGCGTCAGGTGGAAGCGCTGGGTGACGAGCACCGCCCGCTTCGCGCCGAACACCGTGGCGGCCCGCAGGCAGCTGTCATAGGTGGACAGCCCCGCTTCGTCGCCCAGGATCGCGCTTTCGGGCACACCGTGCTCCACCAGGTAGCGCCGCATGGCGCGCGTCTCGTGGTGGAAGGGCTTCGTCTGGTCTCCACTGACGAGCACCGTCTGCACCTTGCCTTGCTGCCACAGCGCGATGGCCGCATCCAGTCGCTGGGCGAGCACGGGGGAGGGCACCGCCCCCCGCGCCAGACCCGCGCCGAACACCAGCGCCACGGGCGCCTGGGGCGCCTGCTCCAGGGGGACGATGCGGTCCTGGTAGCTGAGGCGGACGAGGTGGGAGAGGGCGAGCAGCCCCAGCCCACCCGCGGCCAGGACCGCGAGGCCTCTACGCAACCACACCCATCTCGCACCGCCTAGCTTCATGGACCCCGAGAACACCGGTAGAGAGGCCATTGTGTTCCGGGCTCCCTTCTCCGGAAAGCCCAGAGCGACATCCCTGTCTCAGGGGAACGTGCCCGCCTGGGAGCCCGCCGGCTTTGGGGCGAATCGCTCGATGGCCTCCAGCAGCCGCCGGGGCTCCACGGGTTTCTTCAGGAATGCCGCCACGTTGTACGAAGACGCATAGACGGCCCAGTCTCTCGGATTCATCTCCGCCATCCCCGCGGACAGGATGATGACGGGCACCTGGGCCAGCGCTTCACTCGCCTTGCGGGTGGTCAGCACCCGGTGTCCGTCCATGACAGGCAGGGCCATGTCCAGCACCATGAGGGCGGGGCGGGGAGGTTGGGCCAACTGCTCCAGGGCCTCCCGGCCGTTGCGCGCCACGCGCACCGCGTGGCCGTGCAGCTCCAGGTAGGCCTGAAGGGCCTCACAGATGTCCACGTCGTCTTCGACGATGAGCAGCGGACCGGATGACGTCTGAGCCACCATTCCCGCAAGGTAAGTCCGTGTCCTACCGCGGGGAGGGGCTGTCAAGGGGGCTCGGCCGCCTGCCATGTGCGGTGGGGCGGGCGATCGTCTGCCCGGCGGCGGCAGGCATCCGTTGACCGGCTCCCGCCCCGCCTATATAGGGGGCCCCGTCTTACCCTGCCCCGCCTTCCTTCAGGACAAAGCGGGTCGAACGCCCCACAGGAGCTCCCCGGTCCATGGCGTCCCTTCGCGACATTCGCAAGCGCATCCGCTCGGTGAAGAACACGCGTCAGATCACCAAGGCGATGAAGATGGTTTCCGCCGCGAAGCTCCGCAAGGCGCAGGACGGCATCCTGGCGGCGCGTCCCTACGCGACGATGCTGGATCAAATCATCGCGGACCTGTCCGCCCGCGCCGGGGATGAGAGCCTCAGCCACCCGCTGCTCACGGCCCGTCCGGTGAAGCGCGTGGAGCTGGTGCTCCTCACGTCGGACCGTGGCCTCGCCGGCGGCTTCAACTCCAACGTCATCCGCCGCGCCAACCGGTTCCTCTACGAGAACACGAACCTGGAGAGCATCCGCCTCTCCACCGTGGGCCGGAAGGGCAACGACTTCTTCCGCAATCGCGGCCAGAACATCCGCAAGGACTTCGGCGGCCTGTACCAGCGCCTGAACTACCGCGCCGCCGCGGACGTGGCCGAGGAGCTGGTGGCCAGCTACCTCAATGGCGAGGTGGACGCGGTCCACATCGTCTACAACGAGTTCGTCACCGCCATCTCCCAGACGGTGAAGGTCGCTCAGTTGCTGCCGCTGCAGACGCTGGGGACGCCGGACCAGGCCTCGACGGCGGGCTCCACCTCGCTGGTGGACTTCAAGTACGAGCCGGACCGTCAGTCCGTGCTGGACCGCCTGGTGCCCCAGGCCGTCAACATCAAGCTCTACCGCGCCCTGCTGGAGAGCGTGGCCAGTGAGCACGGCGCCCGCATGAGCGCCATGGAGAACGCCACCTCCAACGCGACCGACATGATCGGCAACCTGACGCTCACCTACAACCGCACGCGTCAGGCGGTCATCACCAAGGAGCTGATGGAGATCGTCTCCGGCGCCGAGGCCCTGAAGTAGGGCATTCGCGCAGCCGCGACCCTGTCTCCTGGGCCCGCCTCGTCTATCGAGGTGGGCCCTTCGCGTTTAAGGCCCCGGCCGAGCGCGGAAGTCCGCTCGAGGAGGGGGTACATGAGGCAGCGGCTGTGGTTGTTCCTGGGGCTGGTGTGCTGCGTCACGGGGTGTGGCTTCGAAACCGTCTCCAGCGGGTATGGAGGCATCGGCTTCGACTCGTTCGGCAGCGGCACGCAGCGAGAGCCGTATGGAGAAGGCTTCCACCTCCTGCGGCCGGGCAAGTCGCTCATCGTCTACGACTTGCGCGTGCAGGAGATGAAGGACGGGCTGAGCGTCCTGTCCAACAACGGCCTGGACCTCAAGGTGGACGCCAGCGTGCGCTACCGGGTGGACCCCGCGAAGCTCTTCGAGCTGCACACCCAGACGGGGCCCAGGTACGCCGACATCCTGATCGCCCCCGTGGTCCGCTCGGAGGCCCGCAAGGTGTTCGGCCGCTACGCGCCGGAGGAGATCTACTCCTCGAAGCGCGAGCAGATTGAACAGGAGATTTTCGAGGAGGTGACGCGCTCGCTCGAAGGCAAGCACGTGGTGGTGGAGGCCATCCTGGTGCGGGACGTGACGCTGCCTTCGGCCATCCGCGACGCCATCTCCGACAAGCTGGCGGAGGAGCAGCGCAGCCAGAAGATGCGCTTCACCCTGGACAAGGAGCGCCAGGAGGCGGAGCGCAAGCAAATCGAAGCGGAAGGCATCGCCCGGTACCAGGACATCGTGCGCAAGGGGCTCACCGAGGAGTACCTGCGCTTCAAGGGCATCGAGGCCACGGAGCGGCTCGCCCAAAGCCAGAACGCCAAGGTCGTCCTGGTCGGTAGCCCGAACAGCGGGCTGCCCCTGGTCTACCAACCGGATGGGAAGTAAGAGGGTGGCGCCCGGCATGTGGTTCCGCTAAGCCGGACTTACCAGTCAGTTGCCCGGGAGGCTTGACCCCCGGGGGGGGCCCCGGTAAAGGGGGCCCGCCCTCACAGCCGGGCCGAAATTTCAAGGGTGGCGGCGCCCGTCCGCTCCCCGTGCGAGGCAGACGATTCCATGAGCGCTCAAGTTCCGACGGCAGGCAGAATCATCCAGGTCCTCGGCCCCGTGGTCGACGTCGAGTTCCCGCCCGGCGGTCTCCCCGAGGTCTACACGGCCCTCAAGGTCACCAACGCGAACCTGAGCGCCGCCGCTGACAACCTCACCCTCGAGGTGGCGCAGCACCTGGGCGAGAACACCGTCCGCACCATCGCCATGGACTCCACGGAGGGCCTGGGCCGCGGCATGGCCGTCACGAACACGGGCGCCCCCATCCAGGTGCCGGTGGGCAAGGCCACCCTGGGCCGCATCCTGAACGTCACCGGTGAGCCGGTGGACGAGATGGGCCCCGTGAAGGCGCAGGAGTACTGGTCCATCCACCGCGCGCCGCCGCCCTTCACGGAGCAGGACGTGCGCGTGCAGATGTTCGAGACGGGCATCAAGGTCATCGACCTGCTCGCCCCGTACACCCGCGGTGGCAAGATTGGCCTCTTCGGCGGCGCCGGCGTGGGCAAGACGGTGCTCCTGCAGGAGCTCATCCGCAACGTGGCCGTGGAGCGCGGTGGCTTCTCGGTGTTCGCCGGCGTTGGTGAGCGCACCCGCGAGGGCAACGACCTCTACCACGAGATGCAGGACACGAAGGTCATCCAGACGGACAACCTGGAGGCCAGCCAGGCCGTGCTGGTGTACGGCCAGATGAACGAGCCGCCCGGCGCCCGCGCCCGCGTGGCCCTGTCCGCGCTGACCATGGCCGAGTACTTCCGCGACGTGGAAGGCCGCGACGTGCTCCTCTTCGTGGACAACATCTTCCGCTTCACCCAGGCCGGCTCCGAAGTGTCCGCCCTCCTGGGCCGCATCCCCAGCGCCGTGGGTTACCAGCCCACGCTGGCCACGGAGATGGGCGGTCTGCAGGAGCGCATCACCTCCACCACGAAGGGTTCCATCACCTCCGTGCAGGCCATCTAC contains:
- a CDS encoding SMI1/KNR4 family protein, which translates into the protein MHEWLEALRKSVKSSSAGVSPEEIRRAETECGVPFPDELTDLYQAFNGGELSGEVLLFRLHGAEGDPSVLEKTRLKLEGLPAAGLWRIGLKGQHRHLFASRKSAMVEQGDGGGPLPAWVEALDSDDWVYGTWEGEKRQMRLYRSLKDMLDVLVPPAEVESFGERTFARAMNAVLQGALSGVQADEEDEEAAESGEAPLGAAAEAEAVEEAEQLEEAELADEEAAEVAVEEAEVRELAYEYDDGRPSSRYEDGAGSRKARAQAQQIPLAIGGAGVLFPKSASSRVQGVKKAAAEPAPTKARPTKARPAKKAAIEAASAELPTGAAEAISEPEAAPKTATAKAPAQTGVAKTSSATTKRATKAPNQKRTEKKPATAKRATKAPAQKGAATKAATAKAPARKAAAKKSVTAKAPARKGAAKKALAQKGGAKRAGVPTSAAKKATAQKSAAKKATAQKSAAKKSSVKKAAAQKSGAKKSAAKKGSAQKPAAKKGARGR
- a CDS encoding SanA/YdcF family protein, translated to MASLPVFSGSMKLGGARWVWLRRGLAVLAAGGLGLLALSHLVRLSYQDRIVPLEQAPQAPVALVFGAGLARGAVPSPVLAQRLDAAIALWQQGKVQTVLVSGDQTKPFHHETRAMRRYLVEHGVPESAILGDEAGLSTYDSCLRAATVFGAKRAVLVTQRFHLTRALFIANSVGIDAWGVAADEGRSTPWRYQVRETLSRVLALAMVMLEVEPAYPSGRTVLPER
- a CDS encoding response regulator, which codes for MVAQTSSGPLLIVEDDVDICEALQAYLELHGHAVRVARNGREALEQLAQPPRPALMVLDMALPVMDGHRVLTTRKASEALAQVPVIILSAGMAEMNPRDWAVYASSYNVAAFLKKPVEPRRLLEAIERFAPKPAGSQAGTFP
- the atpG gene encoding ATP synthase F1 subunit gamma translates to MASLRDIRKRIRSVKNTRQITKAMKMVSAAKLRKAQDGILAARPYATMLDQIIADLSARAGDESLSHPLLTARPVKRVELVLLTSDRGLAGGFNSNVIRRANRFLYENTNLESIRLSTVGRKGNDFFRNRGQNIRKDFGGLYQRLNYRAAADVAEELVASYLNGEVDAVHIVYNEFVTAISQTVKVAQLLPLQTLGTPDQASTAGSTSLVDFKYEPDRQSVLDRLVPQAVNIKLYRALLESVASEHGARMSAMENATSNATDMIGNLTLTYNRTRQAVITKELMEIVSGAEALK
- a CDS encoding prohibitin family protein, producing MRQRLWLFLGLVCCVTGCGFETVSSGYGGIGFDSFGSGTQREPYGEGFHLLRPGKSLIVYDLRVQEMKDGLSVLSNNGLDLKVDASVRYRVDPAKLFELHTQTGPRYADILIAPVVRSEARKVFGRYAPEEIYSSKREQIEQEIFEEVTRSLEGKHVVVEAILVRDVTLPSAIRDAISDKLAEEQRSQKMRFTLDKERQEAERKQIEAEGIARYQDIVRKGLTEEYLRFKGIEATERLAQSQNAKVVLVGSPNSGLPLVYQPDGK
- the atpD gene encoding F0F1 ATP synthase subunit beta yields the protein MSAQVPTAGRIIQVLGPVVDVEFPPGGLPEVYTALKVTNANLSAAADNLTLEVAQHLGENTVRTIAMDSTEGLGRGMAVTNTGAPIQVPVGKATLGRILNVTGEPVDEMGPVKAQEYWSIHRAPPPFTEQDVRVQMFETGIKVIDLLAPYTRGGKIGLFGGAGVGKTVLLQELIRNVAVERGGFSVFAGVGERTREGNDLYHEMQDTKVIQTDNLEASQAVLVYGQMNEPPGARARVALSALTMAEYFRDVEGRDVLLFVDNIFRFTQAGSEVSALLGRIPSAVGYQPTLATEMGGLQERITSTTKGSITSVQAIYVPADDLTDPAPATAFAHLDATTVLNRSIAELAIFPAVDPLDSTSRILDPAVIGAEHYGVARKVQGILQRYKELQDIIAILGMDELSEDDKLVVARARKIQRFLSQPFFVAKVFTGKDGRYVKLQDTIQGFKEIAEGKHDDIPEGAFYMTGSIDEVVENARKLAAS